In Candidatus Omnitrophota bacterium, the following proteins share a genomic window:
- a CDS encoding DUF1566 domain-containing protein produces the protein MTINAPSADPCAGLSIGQTCTGGAIYAGTGYGDGLTATDKYMVTPSDITGGTRAWATGTYATSSTGATDLSNGKANTATIVALASTTPAALACSDLDYGGYTDWFLPAKNELSTVLFANRTALGGFAVGSTATYWSSSEGGTTSAWRHSFGSNAQININKTVNARVRCVRTY, from the coding sequence TTGACGATCAATGCGCCGTCGGCGGACCCCTGCGCCGGTTTGTCAATAGGCCAGACGTGCACGGGCGGCGCCATCTATGCCGGCACGGGCTATGGCGACGGGCTTACGGCAACAGACAAATACATGGTAACTCCCAGCGACATCACGGGCGGTACCAGAGCATGGGCTACAGGGACCTATGCTACTAGTAGTACGGGCGCAACGGACCTGAGCAATGGAAAGGCCAATACAGCAACTATAGTTGCGTTGGCGAGCACTACTCCCGCGGCCCTTGCGTGTTCAGACCTGGATTATGGGGGCTATACGGATTGGTTTCTACCTGCCAAGAATGAACTTAGCACTGTACTTTTTGCCAATAGAACGGCCTTGGGTGGGTTCGCGGTGGGTAGCACGGCCACCTATTGGTCGTCGTCGGAGGGCGGCACCACCAGCGCCTGGAGGCATTCCTTCGGCAGTAACGCCCAGATCAACATAAACAAGACGGTCAACGCCCGCGTCCGTTGCGTCCGGACGTATTGA
- a CDS encoding nucleotidyl transferase AbiEii/AbiGii toxin family protein: MITYETLMNEAKERGMPGVKTRGVLREYLQVLIMKELYRLDIGKKFFFTGGTYLRLVHHAKRFSEDLDFNAAKLSRTEFEEALKKIVPAIKNEGMVSKLEFDHRENLLVARVVFPDIESIYGVVSKYSKKEGIVIKVEVNLPRWEIKPETLLISGFGRMYPVLCTQKGALFADKIDALIKKNRARHLFDIIFMLSNKYPVDEQVLNTLGIKGPPLEAILKRVDGFSEAQLKHQAESLRPFLFDENEAQLLINAKTIVRQLVDRFRRS, translated from the coding sequence ATGATCACCTATGAAACGTTGATGAACGAGGCCAAAGAACGCGGCATGCCTGGCGTTAAAACACGGGGGGTGTTGAGGGAATATTTACAGGTATTGATCATGAAAGAGCTTTATCGCCTGGATATCGGAAAGAAGTTTTTCTTTACCGGCGGGACCTATTTACGGCTGGTGCATCACGCCAAGCGATTTTCAGAAGACCTCGATTTTAACGCGGCAAAGCTTTCCAGGACTGAATTTGAAGAGGCGCTCAAGAAAATTGTACCCGCGATCAAGAATGAAGGGATGGTCTCCAAACTTGAATTTGATCACCGGGAGAATTTGTTGGTGGCGCGGGTGGTTTTCCCGGATATTGAAAGCATTTATGGGGTGGTCTCAAAATATTCCAAGAAAGAGGGTATTGTGATCAAAGTAGAAGTGAACCTGCCCCGTTGGGAGATCAAACCGGAAACACTCCTGATCAGCGGCTTCGGCCGGATGTATCCTGTGCTGTGCACACAAAAAGGCGCGCTTTTTGCCGATAAGATCGATGCTTTGATCAAGAAAAACAGGGCGCGGCATTTGTTTGACATCATCTTTATGCTTTCTAACAAGTATCCCGTTGATGAGCAGGTATTAAATACGCTGGGCATTAAAGGGCCGCCGCTTGAAGCCATTTTGAAACGGGTGGACGGTTTCTCTGAAGCACAGCTAAAGCATCAGGCCGAATCTCTGCGGCCCTTTTTGTTTGATGAAAACGAAGCACAACTGCTCATTAATGCTAAGACCATTGTTCGTCAATTAGTGGACCGTTTCCGACGCAGTTAA